A window of Panicum virgatum strain AP13 chromosome 8K, P.virgatum_v5, whole genome shotgun sequence contains these coding sequences:
- the LOC120644491 gene encoding uncharacterized protein LOC120644491, which yields MEDKLMSIFLFLVLFCLCNQGNAERCSLSDLAVTQTAVPSSRAEGYTKYTVTVENRCICTQGNIKLSCSGFTSSLGVNPDVLSVDGDGKFCTLNGGRPIGMGPDYAVKFSYVWSSEFSFKPVSSTIACS from the exons ATGGAGGACAAACTGATGTCGATCTTCCTATTCCTGGTACTTTTCTGCCTTTGCAACCAAG GAAATGCAGAACGATGCAGCCTGTCGGACCTAGCTGTCACCCAGACCGCTGTGCCGTCGTCAAGGGCCGAAGGCTACACGAAGTACACGGTGACGGTGGAGAACCGGTGCATCTGCACGCAGGGGAACATCAAGCTATCCTGCAGCGGATTTACATCCTCCCTGGGAGTCAACCCGGACGTGCTCAGCGTGGACGGCGACGGCAAGTTCTGCACCCTCAACGGCGGCCGCCCGATCGGCATGGGCCCTGACTACGCCGTCAAGTTCTCGTACGTGTGGAGTTCCGAGTTCAGCTTCAAGCCCGTGTCATCAACCATCGCCTGCTCCTGA